AACTGGTGGCTGTTCTATCCTCGCTGTAACCCTTGGGCACACAGGTTTTACGATAAACGTGCTCAAGAAGTAAGTGGGAAGCTGGCCTCAAGTCATAGAATCAGAACCTCTAAACGAATGTGATTCAAAAAAAAGAGCTGGGTTTTGCGGCGATTTGATTCAAAACCCGGCTCGGTTCTTTGTTTTGGAAAATGGCAATCCCATTAGGGGTAGTAGTAGAGATAGAATCCGAAACCGCCGAGAAATGAAAGCAGCCACAGGGATAGAGTGGCATACATGGTGTGCTTCACACCACAGAGTAGAGGTTCTGTGTTTCTTAATGCACTCAGAAATTTGAAACTGAGCATGCATCCCAATATCACTGCTATAGTGCCAACGTTGTTGTGAAGAATTGTGATGATTTGACCTGTTTTGCCCTCGAAGGGGATCAGGGCACCGAAGTTCAGCACCAATGATGGGATCATAATTGTGACTACGGTAATAATCTGAATCAGGGTTGCCGTTGTCATAATAGTGCCATGTGTTTTGTATGGTTTGTTGTTTATCCAGCCGAGCACAAGCAGGGCGACTAGAACGCTTTGTACTAGGAGATTGATGTCATAAATCAGGTCAGCTTGCGTTGAAAATATGTCCATAACAACCAACTTCTCAGCATACACTTTAGATTCTTGTATTCTTTGGCGGAGTATTAGATTCTATCACAAATTGTTTTCTTGAAATCTTCAGTACACTGCCTTCAGCAAAAATGTGCTCAAGCACTCAAAGAAATAGAATGAAGCGGTAGACCGGCTAAAGCAGCCGGTCCATTCTATCATCTATGTTTCTGATCGCTCAACATCAATGAGAAGCATCGCGGCTGAGAATACGCCCACCCCAGGTAACAAGATTTGCAGGAAGGTTACGTACATCGGCGGAGAATCCTTGAGAATCTGCACAACTTCCATATGAACGGCGTAATTGATGGTATAGTCGGCGGAAGCTACAATGCGAAATGCAAATTCATTCTGAATGCTTATGTTCGATATGGCAAGGCTGTCAATGGTGGATTTATCAAGAGTGAGTTCAAGGGGCTTAGTTGATGATGTTGTGACTTCGCTTTCAAAAAGCATGGAGCCTTCAGGCAACTGCTTCATGATGCTATCATTCCCATAGTATATGCCCAGTTCTTCTGAAAATGAAATATTCAAAAGCTGGTTAGATTCATATATCACTTCTCTGTACAAGACGGACTTTACACGAATAGACTCGACATCGTCGTCAATTGAAATATTGATACTTGTAATTGATAGATTGAAATCCCCCGTCCCTAAATTATAGATATCATCATAGGTTGTTGAGAGATTACCACTGGAATCCTGGACCACTGCCGTCTCATACGCAATGGTATCCATAGTGCTTCCAAATTGCATTTCCGAAACAGGAAACAGAACCGACATGACACCCATGCTGACAAATATGGTCAAGCTAATAATCGCCAAGATACGAATCCGTTTTTTCACTGAGATTACCACTATTCGGACCAGAAAGATATGATTAATAAATCTCAGGCTGTTGGTGTCTGCTCGGGATATTCCTTCGTTAGGGTGAAGAGGTGGTCCAAGGAATCTCAGCTTCAGCATGCTGAACACAGTCTCCACCAGACTCCGTTGTCCGTACTGATGCCGTTCTTTCCACTTCTCAGCTCCCTTCTGGTATTCGTGGACCAGCTGTCGATAGGCTGGACTTCCCCGCGATCTGGGTATCGCGTTCTCCTTCGGTTCGATGGCGGGGTATGCACCGACATCACTGATGAACTGGACATTCTTCCGTGAGATGTACCCCTTGTCTCCATAGACCACCTCAAGGTGTGCGGAATCAACTCTCCGGACCAGGGCCACCAGGTGCTGTGCATCGCCACCGGGACTCGCCCAGACTCGGGATGCAGTGATCATCAGGCTATCTGTGTCCACGGGGTTGTGCAGGCCGTGGAACCGTCGTCTCCGCGTCGTTTTGAACCGCACAGACGACCACTCACCACCGGTTGCATGAGAGAACCCGGAGGCGTCGACTGCGACCGTCTTCGGGGGTGGCCGTCTTCTGGCCAACAACCGGTACATCTGGTGCAGGAGCGTCGTATCGAGTTTCTTCAATGACTTCTGAAGCAGAGAGTAGCTGGGAGCCCGGGTGAGGTTGAGTTTCTCAAGCAAGACGGGGTTGAAGGTGACCAAGGCAACGAACTCGCGATAGCTGAGCCCGGAGTCGAACTTGAGTCCCAGGAGAACAAACAAGGTGGACAAAGGAAACTCAACAGGCCTGCCGAAGCTGGGTTGTTGCTGTGGGATTGTATTGCTAAGCTTGATAAGGGAATCAAGCAAGAACTGAAAATGGCGAGATTTGGCTGTGTCATACGATTGATTGTAAGACATGAATCAGACGGCACGCCTGCTCGCCACTTGTTTCCTTGTATTACGTTACCGACGTTTTCCACAGAGCCTCGAAATACCAAAAGACAAAATAAATCGAATTATCAACACTGTAATTACAAAGAATATGCACTACCGCACAACAGGAGCCATATTCCCATGCCAAACTACTTGGATGACATTCCAGCCGGTCCAGACCCGCCATCAGAAATCTACGCAATTATCGAGCTTACTCGAGCAAGCAAGAACAAGTTTGAGTATGATGTGGCTTATAACTGCTTCAGGTTAGACCGCGTACTATACACGTTCGCTCCATTTGACTATGGGTTCATACCACGCACCCTTGATGCCGATGGGGATCCATTGGATATCATTCTGCTCATCAAACAGCCAACCTTCACCTCCTGTATGGTTCACGCAAGACCCATAGGCATGATGGAAATGAATGACATGGGCGAGATTGATGATAAGATAATAGCAGTGCCCATGAACGAGCCATACTACCGCGATGTTAAAAGCATCATAGACATCCCACGGAGCACCGTTGATGAATTGCAGTATTTCTATCAAACGTATAAGCTGCAAGAAGGCGGTCACACAGAGGTTAAGCGATTCAAAGAACTGAGTGACGCCTACAAAACCATCAATCGTTGCATGGACGCGTATCAGGAAGGAAGAGAAGACGAAGAAAAGGGAGAATAATCTGTTCTACTAGCCCATAACATGCAGCCGCAACAACCGGAAATAATCCACGATAGGAGCCACCAACATGAATAACAAAATCAGGTGCAAAGCTGTCATTTTTGATTTCGACGGTACGCTCGCAGACAGTATGCCATTCCTCGAGAAAATCGGGGTCAAAGTCATGCAGGATTACTACGACGTGAGCAAAGCTGAGGCAACCAAGAGATACCGCTCAACGACGGGTCTACCATATGAACAACAGATAAAAATGAACTTTCCAGACGCACCGCAGAACGAAAAAGCAATAGAGGATTTTGAGACGCAGAAGATTGAGAGGATTTTCGAACAAGATCTTTTTGAGGATGCCCCTGCAACAATCGAGAATCTCTATGAGAGGGACTTCGCTCTCTTCGTATCTTCTTCGACCTTTGAGAGCACCATCACGGAATATTTCGAACGAAAATCAATGCTGCACTATTTCGTGGATGTAATGGGATATCGACAGGGATTCGAGAAGGGTGCGGATCATTTCATGCATGTACAGTCAGAATATGCTATTCCATTTGATCAAGTCGTGTTCATTGGAGATTCACTCAAAGATTATGAAAGGGCAGATGGATTGGTGAAGTTCATCGCCAAGGAAGGTATGTTCACCGCAGCCGATTTCTCGGAAGTGGGGCATAATGGTCATGTTGTCGAACGGCTTGACCAGATCCCTCCACTTGTTGTACTGAACTGATTGGCAAGTCAATCTTGCTTCTTCAGGTTCAGAATGGTTGATGAAGCCAGTTCAAGTAATCTAATGTGTTGCACTTGGAACTTGTGAGACAGGAGATTCTTTGAGTCCAACGCGGTTCATGCGTTCCAGTACAAGCCTCACTTTGCCTCGCATATCCTTGGGCACAGTTACCAGATTCTCGGCTGGTTGCTCCTCGAGAATATGGAGTATTTTCTCCAGAGACGTTTTTTTCATATCTCTGCAAATGGCGTTCTCATTGGCCGCAATAATCACTTTGTTGGGATGGTTGTTTCGGAGCTGGTCAACCAAGCCCACTTCTGTGGCGATAATAAATGCTTCATCATCTGATTGGGCCACATATTCTGCCATCTTCCCAGTCGAGCCAACAATATCAGCCACGTCCTGAACATCAGGTGGACACTCAGGATGCACAAGAAGGGTAGCGTTCGGGTATTCTTCTTTGAGACGCTGAATTTCCTTCACATCAAATTTCTGATGTACATAGCAGTGACCGTCTTCAGCGATATCCACAATCTCTGTGTCTGTTTGTGTTCTGGTGTATCTTGCTAGATTCACATCAGGCCCAAAAAGGACCTTCGCTGTTCTCAGGCTTTCTACAACATCGACTGCGTTACTAGAGGTGCAGATTATGTCGCATTCGGATTTCGTTTCCGCTGTGGTGTTCACGTATACAACAGCAGGAGCGCCAGGATGGTGTTCTTTTGCTTTTCGAACTCGTTCAGCACTGCAGTAGCTTGCCAGAGGGCACAAAGCCTCTGGATCGGGAATGTATACGGGTGTGTCATCTGCCAAGACAGAGGCCATTTCAGCCATGAATTTCACACCAGCAAAAATCACCATATCATGACCGTTGACATCAGAAGCGATTCTTGCCAGCTGTAGAGAATCACCGACATGGTCGGCTATGTCCTGGACTGCTAGTGGCTGGTAGTTATGGGCGAGTATCAATGCATTTCGTTGTTTTTTGAGGCTAAGAATTCGGTTCTTGATTGAGCTGTCGTCACTCAACACAATACACCCATCTAAAGTGATGTAAAGACTATTTTAATAGAATTCCAAGAGGCAAGCCTTGGCGGCTTTCAGATATTGCGGCAAGAATTGCCACAAAATCGCTAGTTTCATTTAAGTGTGGAAATCATGTAGAGTAGTGTTACAAGACGAGGAGGTCAGACTACGAAAATAGGAATTGTCAGCGGCAATGATGTCAACATGCTTGATGACGCAGAACGAGTATACAACATACTCCAAGAGCATCAGGTCGAGGCTATAGTCGATAAAGATACAGGCCGGCACATTGAGGTAGAAGGAACCGTTCTAACAGAAATGGAGGTCGATATCATCGCCGTTATTGGAGGAGATCGAGTCTTACTTGGTGCCCTGCTTGAACTTGGCAATGTCGAGATTCCCGTGCTTCCATTATCTTCGGCACGAGAACCGGGTTTCCTCTTCGAAACAGAGGCCTCCAGCTTCGATAGCTTGGTTTCAGATATCTTGGAAGGGAAATGGACGCTGGAGAAACGTGCACGGATACAGGCAGACATAGCAGGCGAGAGTACTCCACCCATTCTCAATGATTTGGCAATATTCGCACGGCGGAGTGCAACCCTGGTAAGGTATTCGCTCTATATTGACGAAGAGCTGTTTCTGAAGGATAGCAGTGACGGACTCATAATCTCGACTCCAACAGGCAGTACGGCCTATTCGATGAGTGTCGGCGGTCCCGTTGTTCTGAATCCTGCTTCGGTCATGTCGATAGTGCCGGTCAATAGTGTGAATCCTGCCCAGCGGCCTGTTGTGGTGCCTGATGATCAGAAAATCGAAATAAGAGATTTAAGCAGCAGAGTAACGGTCGAAGCCGTTTTGGACGGTCAGGAGCGACAGACAATAGACAGTGGTCCTATCGTGGTTCATCGCGCCGAGATGGATGCATTGTTTGTGAAATTCTCGGAAGAGCGGGTAGCGGCCCTCCGAGGGAAGCTTAAACAGAAGACGGATTCATTTGAAGACCTAGCGCAGGATCTCCCGCCAAGTGCAAAGCTTGTCCTTAAGACACTAGAATACGAAGGAGAGCTAACACAGAAAGAAATCATTGAAGAAACTCTTTTGCCAGCAAGAACGGTCAGGTATGCTCTAGCTATACTCATTTCAGACCGCATCGTTGAAAAACATGTAAGCCTAAGGGACAGTAGACAGAGCCTGTATAGAGTCGCAGATAGAGTTGGCGTAAGTTAATCCTTCGATGCGCGGTATTACCATGAACAACACTATTCCAGAACCGGATAATGAAGAGCTTGCAGTTCACTTCGAGAATGCAAAGAAAATTGCTGAATCAATAATGGAGGGAGAGGATTTTGAGGACAGGAAGGGACCATTTGGTAGAAGCATCATCCTATTGGCAACGGTCATGCTCGAAACTAGAGAAGACGAGTATGAAGTGTCAGAGTACGTAGCAAGCATAAGAGAGAATCTTGACAAAGTCCTGAGGGATACTGCGGATTCAACGAGGATTGAAGCGTATCTTGATTCTGCAACACTGATGCTCTATGGCTTAGTTTTTGGAAAATATACGAAAGAGGATTTTCGCTATTTCTATCGGTGGTCGCTCTCAGAAATACGTCAGCAGAGTGCAGTCGAAAAATGGTTACGGAAGGCAATAGTATTCCTTGTTCTATGCTCAGTGGAAGGAAATGAAGACGATGATATTCTTGATGGGGTTCGAAATTGGATAGAGTATCTCGGCGCCCCACTCTGGCATATGAACCAGTTTACCGAAGTCTTTGAAGAATTTGGAATTGACACGTCACTTCTACGTGAAAAAGAGTTACAATTCGTTGATTCACTGAGGAGACACACACAGTACCTCGAAGAGGCTGTGGAGGGGAAATCCTATCATGAGGTTCGAGAAGCAACCAAAAAATGGCTTCCAGGCCGTCTTTCTCAGAAGGTCTTTGACATATACAAACAGGGTGTTGTAAACAATGCTGAGGAGAGAATCTCTCCTGACATGAGCGTGCAGCAAGCAGGAGAGGAACTAGAAAGAGTCATGCAAGAGCATGGTTTCCTATCCGATG
This genomic window from Candidatus Lokiarchaeota archaeon contains:
- a CDS encoding transposase, which produces MSYNQSYDTAKSRHFQFLLDSLIKLSNTIPQQQPSFGRPVEFPLSTLFVLLGLKFDSGLSYREFVALVTFNPVLLEKLNLTRAPSYSLLQKSLKKLDTTLLHQMYRLLARRRPPPKTVAVDASGFSHATGGEWSSVRFKTTRRRRFHGLHNPVDTDSLMITASRVWASPGGDAQHLVALVRRVDSAHLEVVYGDKGYISRKNVQFISDVGAYPAIEPKENAIPRSRGSPAYRQLVHEYQKGAEKWKERHQYGQRSLVETVFSMLKLRFLGPPLHPNEGISRADTNSLRFINHIFLVRIVVISVKKRIRILAIISLTIFVSMGVMSVLFPVSEMQFGSTMDTIAYETAVVQDSSGNLSTTYDDIYNLGTGDFNLSITSINISIDDDVESIRVKSVLYREVIYESNQLLNISFSEELGIYYGNDSIMKQLPEGSMLFESEVTTSSTKPLELTLDKSTIDSLAISNISIQNEFAFRIVASADYTINYAVHMEVVQILKDSPPMYVTFLQILLPGVGVFSAAMLLIDVERSET
- a CDS encoding inorganic pyrophosphatase; this translates as MPNYLDDIPAGPDPPSEIYAIIELTRASKNKFEYDVAYNCFRLDRVLYTFAPFDYGFIPRTLDADGDPLDIILLIKQPTFTSCMVHARPIGMMEMNDMGEIDDKIIAVPMNEPYYRDVKSIIDIPRSTVDELQYFYQTYKLQEGGHTEVKRFKELSDAYKTINRCMDAYQEGREDEEKGE
- a CDS encoding HAD hydrolase-like protein; this encodes MNNKIRCKAVIFDFDGTLADSMPFLEKIGVKVMQDYYDVSKAEATKRYRSTTGLPYEQQIKMNFPDAPQNEKAIEDFETQKIERIFEQDLFEDAPATIENLYERDFALFVSSSTFESTITEYFERKSMLHYFVDVMGYRQGFEKGADHFMHVQSEYAIPFDQVVFIGDSLKDYERADGLVKFIAKEGMFTAADFSEVGHNGHVVERLDQIPPLVVLN
- the nadA gene encoding quinolinate synthase NadA, which encodes MKNRILSLKKQRNALILAHNYQPLAVQDIADHVGDSLQLARIASDVNGHDMVIFAGVKFMAEMASVLADDTPVYIPDPEALCPLASYCSAERVRKAKEHHPGAPAVVYVNTTAETKSECDIICTSSNAVDVVESLRTAKVLFGPDVNLARYTRTQTDTEIVDIAEDGHCYVHQKFDVKEIQRLKEEYPNATLLVHPECPPDVQDVADIVGSTGKMAEYVAQSDDEAFIIATEVGLVDQLRNNHPNKVIIAANENAICRDMKKTSLEKILHILEEQPAENLVTVPKDMRGKVRLVLERMNRVGLKESPVSQVPSATH